The Terriglobia bacterium genome has a segment encoding these proteins:
- a CDS encoding matrixin family metalloprotease produces MQRCLYRFTAGALALCLTLFSAQTARGYAFNQVVPDLRLSPSVAGSSACPIPAHQLTAAGSLTVQWSTILGTNPLTILTQDQSTSGRLNEIEQAIQQSLNVWTGVSGSALQPAVLAPLVRAASANICAADGLNSICFDQSDAAFTPGVLAFTRVLTADHIGAQVGSGAPATELGEILDADLYFNPGDSRITFATPQALAAAPAAYDLESVLTHELGHLFGFSHSAVWSAMMNPFAPAPGNYTGARPTAQQPDAPLGEDDRTGLRVLYPSAGDTTHIGSITGRVLPANALALPAAPAGVTGIFGAHVVAVDASSGAVIAGVLGGWSCSGAGPPQFDGSYRFDRLAVGAAQSYQVYAEPLNGAVDPSAVSNALGALCRNVSTDPGWPSAAACVVPPVDIEFTTRIRTSP; encoded by the coding sequence ATGCAGCGTTGCCTTTACAGATTCACCGCGGGCGCCCTGGCGCTGTGCCTGACTCTGTTTTCGGCGCAGACGGCTCGGGGCTATGCCTTCAACCAGGTCGTGCCCGACCTGCGGCTCTCCCCCAGCGTGGCGGGCAGCTCCGCGTGCCCCATCCCGGCGCATCAACTGACGGCCGCGGGAAGCCTCACGGTGCAGTGGAGCACAATCCTGGGAACGAACCCGCTAACCATCCTGACGCAGGACCAATCCACGTCCGGGCGGCTCAATGAAATCGAGCAGGCTATCCAGCAATCGCTGAACGTGTGGACGGGCGTTTCGGGGAGCGCGCTGCAGCCCGCCGTGCTCGCCCCGCTCGTGCGCGCGGCCTCGGCAAACATCTGCGCCGCGGACGGCCTCAACTCCATCTGCTTCGACCAGAGCGACGCCGCGTTCACTCCGGGCGTGCTGGCCTTCACGCGCGTGCTCACCGCGGACCACATCGGCGCGCAGGTGGGCAGCGGCGCGCCGGCGACGGAGCTGGGGGAAATTCTGGACGCGGACCTCTATTTCAATCCGGGAGATTCGCGCATCACCTTCGCCACGCCGCAGGCGCTCGCCGCTGCGCCCGCCGCGTATGACCTGGAATCGGTGCTGACGCACGAACTGGGGCACCTTTTCGGCTTCAGCCATTCCGCCGTCTGGAGCGCGATGATGAATCCTTTCGCGCCCGCGCCCGGCAACTACACCGGAGCGCGCCCCACCGCGCAGCAGCCGGACGCGCCGCTCGGCGAAGACGACCGCACCGGCCTGCGCGTCCTGTATCCCAGCGCGGGCGACACCACACACATCGGGAGCATCACCGGACGCGTTCTCCCGGCCAATGCCCTCGCCCTGCCCGCGGCGCCCGCGGGCGTCACCGGCATCTTCGGCGCGCACGTGGTGGCCGTGGATGCCTCCAGCGGCGCGGTGATCGCCGGCGTCCTGGGCGGGTGGAGCTGCAGCGGAGCGGGGCCGCCGCAATTCGACGGCAGCTATCGCTTCGACCGCCTCGCGGTGGGCGCGGCACAAAGCTATCAGGTCTACGCGGAGCCGCTCAACGGAGCCGTGGATCCCTCGGCGGTCAGCAATGCCCTGGGCGCGCTGTGCCGCAACGTCTCGACCGACCCGGGCTGGCCCTCCGCGGCGGCGTGCGTCGTGCCCCCGGTGGATATCGAATTCACCACCCGCATCCGGACATCTCCTTGA